Below is a genomic region from Actinoallomurus bryophytorum.
ACTTGCCGTCGAAGCCCAGCGCGGCGCTGCGCTCGGCCGCGCGGGTGAAGGCGTCCACGTCGCGGACGTTGAAGTAGGGCCCGTCGATCGCCTGCAGGTCGTTCGCGCGTGCGGCGAGCAGGATGCGCATGAGGATGTAGTGATAGGCGTCGCCCTCGGTGTATCCGGGCGGCTGCTCCCCCACCACCAGCGTCCTCATGTTGATCGAGGCCATCAGGTCGCCCGGCCCGAACACGAGCGCCTCGAGACGCGGTGACGAGGCCGCGATCTCGTCGACGCGGGTGAGGCCCCGCGCGTCCTCGATCTGCGCCTCGATGCCGATCCGGCCCACCGGCAGCCCAGCCGCCTGCTCGATCTGGCTCAGCAGCAGGTCGAGCCAGACCACGTGGTCGGGCGAGCTCACCTTGGGCAGCATGAGGCAGTCCAGGTGTGCGCCGGCGCCCTCGACGACGTCGATCACGTCCCGGTACGCGAAGCGCGTCGTCACGTCATTGACCCGTACGACCCGGACCCGGTCGCCCCAGTCCCCGTCGTTCAGGGCGGCGACGACGTTGGCGCGGGCCGCCTCCTTGGCCTGCGGCGCGACCGCGTCCTCC
It encodes:
- a CDS encoding HpcH/HpaI aldolase/citrate lyase family protein encodes the protein MATTRSRRTTLAVPASNPRFIDKAQGLPADEFFLDLEDAVAPQAKEAARANVVAALNDGDWGDRVRVVRVNDVTTRFAYRDVIDVVEGAGAHLDCLMLPKVSSPDHVVWLDLLLSQIEQAAGLPVGRIGIEAQIEDARGLTRVDEIAASSPRLEALVFGPGDLMASINMRTLVVGEQPPGYTEGDAYHYILMRILLAARANDLQAIDGPYFNVRDVDAFTRAAERSAALGFDGKWVLHPAQIEAGNDVYSPAQDAYDHAELILDAYDHATRVEGRGAAMLGDEMIDEASRKMALVVAAKGRAAGMRRTKTFEPSA